GGTGTGGAGGTGCCCAACCTGCTCGCCGACATCCAGATTACACAAAGGAGAAGCAATTGGTGACCATGGGGAGATTCTTCTGCTGCGTACTCTTGCACCAGGGATCTTGGCGTTCATTGCTTCCGCAGATCCGCCCGAACATTCACCTTGCTCGCAATGATGGAGGAGCTCTAGGCAAAAGCCTAACCTCTTGCCTTGGTCGCTACTGACTGCAGCAGCACCCTAGTGTCGTCTATCTTCTTGGAGGTGTTGTCTTAGAGCTTTGTTCTCGCCCTCGTGGGGTTGTGGCCCTCTGAAAAAATCCCTAGCTTTGTGTCGTCTAAGCGGGTGATGGTGAAGGATATGTGGATACCTCTTTGGAGGCATCACTCGTGTCTGCCTCATCGGCGGTGTGGTGGATGTCAAGGCGGCAACACCGAGAGATTGTATTTGTACGCCAAGGCGGTGGCTTCTGGATTCATAGCGGGTGGTGGCCACATGAGATAGGGACATATTGGCTCGCAATGGCTTGGGTGGCAGTGTTGTGTAACTTGAGCGGCGGTGCTGTCAACTCAGTCGACACGTCCCAGTAGGGTGGTTGGACTTTTAGGCTAGGtggcggcaatatatgagttggTGTGATGGTCATGGTCTGCGGCCGGCTTCCCTGGGTAGCTTGGGCTGCGGGTTAACACTTAGTGTGGCATTGCAACTCGAGTGCGAGAGGTGgtatgctatggcggtgacgctgGAAGGTGTTGATCGCACAGAGCGCGATGAAAAAGCGGCAAGTCGAAGCAGCGGCTTTGAGTGTTTGACAAGTTTGAGGGGTTTTGACGTTGGATCGTGTGAGCAATGAGGTTATCTTTTCAATGGTCGGCATCATGTGGGGCATCATTTCTGACGCTTGGTCTTGTGGGTGCGGTCTTCTTCACCTTTTTGGAGCATCCCTGGTTTTCTCCTTCCGTAGCCGGCGTGGCTTCTTCTTGTCGGCGGTAGTGTGAGTTCAACTAGTTTGGTGGAATGGGGTACCGTTCGTTGTGGTTGTGCACGGGCCTATTATGTTTATGTTGGGTTTGGCTTGGCCCTAATTGAGAGTGACAAGGATGCAAAACATCTCCAGGAAGGCACACCAACTATGATTTATTTGTATTTTCAACCATTTGTTATTTGTTGAATTTGTTGTTGTATCATTTGATTCATATTCTTTCAAAACATTTGTTCTTGTTCGTATTGTTTGTAATATGACAGCAAACATTTGTGTAATAATTCAGATTATTGTTGTATTTTATGAAACATTTGTTGTATCAATTGGTTGATTGTGATATTTTACAAAATCCTTTATTTCCGGTTTTTGTTGCGGGCCGAAGAACGGCCGCGCAGTCCAGGCGCGGCCCGCATATCAGCATATTCATTTGGCGCATCTGAACTGCGTAGCCGTTTTTTGCCCCCCAAAACGCATTTGGGGTCTGGGTACGGTTATTTGCGATTTGCGGTTCAGGCGTtcagctagagatgctcttagaccaGGGTATCCGATATGTCATGGTACCTGCTCGTCTCCGGCCGCCATCAGTCCCGATCGGCGGTATCGCTTGAACCGGTTGATGGAATCTTGAAGATCGGAGTCGTATTTCTTTTCCAACAAGTCGTGCCCGTACCGAGAACTCGCTCTCTGGCTGAGCTTGATCCTGGCGGAGCACTGGGCAGCGCAGCGTAGCAGGTTCGCGATCGACACCGCCGCCAGTCTTGCCCGGCCCGTGGACCTGTGAGACCCTCGAACTCGAGATGCTCGAGCTTGCGGAACTCCGCTAGGAGCTGAACCCGCCGCGCCTCGCTTGTGATGGCGATCTCCTCGAGGTCGCGCACCCGTAGCTTCATCACCTTGGCGTGGGTGTAGCTGCGGACGAATTGCCAGAAGTTCCGGCGGACATCGCGTGGATCCTTGCCAGTCGAGGAGAGTCAAATCCGCCAGCGGCAGAGTCAGAAAGATGTGCCGGAGGGGCCCCCCTATAACGGAAGCGCAGCAGTCTGGGCGCGTCAATCTCCACTCCACGCAATCACGCATCCTTCTTTCATCCAGCCGAACCAGTCGAGCAGCACGGCGGCCGCCGGGCAGCTGAGGCGGCGAAACACACCCTCGTCTCTGGATTCTCGAGGATGACGGACTCAAGGTGGATGACGGCGAGCACCAGCGCGGCTTGGATGACGCCCTGGAGAACCTTGAGCGGCACCTTGCTGTGGCACAGCCGCATCGACGCGAGCCGCGCGAGCGCGATGGCGGACGACAGCGGCAGCTCGAGGCCGCTGCAGTTGCGCAACTCCAGCACGCGGATGGTCTCCGACGGCAAGAAAGCGAGACGGAGCTGGTAATAAATTCCTAGTGCATCATTAGTTCATTACGCGACTACAAGTCGGATCGAGTCAATCCGCTCGAACCGCGGGGCATCGCATCGAGATGGCGAGATCCACGGCCGTGATCCGCGGCGCAATGGAAGAGGTAGGCCGTTTTGAGAAAATATAATCGCGAACGTTTGCGTCCACAATTTTGGTTGTGTACCGCGTAAGTCGGTAGTTTCGTGCGCAAACGTAAGCCCTGGAGTCATTTATCCCTAGGTTTCTTGCATTTCAAATAAGGATAGGAGGAGAAAATCCTGGAGTTTCGGATCCGTGCGAGACACGTACTAACATAAATCTGCTGCGCATATCATGGATGCAACTTGCGCATTACCGTGGGAGGATCATCAGGTCAGATTTTCGTGATGGCGGCTTGGAAAAGTGAGGACCCGTCTGCATGGTCGGACTTGCCGCCGGAGCTGCTGGGCACCGTCCTCCGCTCCCTGCCGTCCCTCGCTGACCGTGTCCGCCTCCGCGCAGTCTGCCGCCGGTGGCGCAACAGCGCCATCGTGTTCCCTCCGTCGCACCTTCACCTCCCCTGGCTCGCCTTCATCGACGGCACCCTCCTGGATGTCGTCAACAATGCCGCGCACCGCGTGCGCATACCCGACGACGCCGTCTGCTACAGCGCCGGCGAGAACACGTTCTTCCTCGTGCACGACGACGGCCGGTGCTCCCTGGTGGACTTGTTCTACGGCGGCACCGGCACGGCAACCCCTCTCCCCGAGCTAGCCGCACTCCTCCGCGCTTCTAAAGTGGACCCGCGCTACGAGCTGCTGCAGCCAGTCCACAAGGTCGTGGTGTCCACGTCCTCGGCAGAGCTGGAAGAAGATTGCCGCCTCGTCGCGGTCATAATCCGCGGCGGCAATGTCATCATCTCCACCTGCCGGCCGGCGGGGGAGGCCAACGCATGCCTGGCGCTGGATAACTACTTCAATTTCTCCATCGCCGACATCATGTTTTTCCAAGGGAGGATGTACGCCCTGGCCAAGGTCCACGAGGCGCTACAGGCCGTCGACCTCAACAAAGGCCGCATCGACCAGCTGCCAGCGCCGCGACCCCCTGGTATCGAGGTCATACCCGGAGCGGCATCGGCCGAATTCGAGATGATTCAGGAGCCTCATCTTCAGGAAGATCCATGGCCGTATGGTCACGAGGTTGCCGGGCGGTATCTAGTTGAATCCAATGGCAAGCTGCTCATGATCAGGCGGTGGATCCGCAAACCTCTGATGAGCTTTAGTTACTATGCGATGACTGAATTCCATGACGCCGACGGATACGACCTCGACCGGACTCGCCGATTCGAGGTCTTCGAGATTGGCCACCGCCAATGGAACAGCCGGCGCCGGTGGCACAAGGTCCAGAGCCTGCACGGACAGGCGCTCTTCGTGTCATCGCCGTGCTCCAAGGCTGCACCTGCAGCGGACCATGGAGCTCAACAAGACTGCATCTATTTCTCCCACCAGTTCTGTCGGAGGAAGATGGACGACCCCCTTGGTGACTCCGGGGTCTACAGCATGAGAGACGGGACGATCACGCGGCCCTTGCTGCCCGAGCCCGCGGCGGTGTCTGCGTCGCTGCCATGGCTCCGGCGGTTCCCTACGTGGGTTTTCCCTGTTGAAGCATAATTCGGTTTCAGCTGCATACTGGTTGGTTCTCGATCGGTTCCTAGTGCCAAGAGACCAAAGGGGTCCAATAATAAGATGGTAAAGAAACTAATACGTACTAGTACTACTTTCTGCATTCTTTTTTCTAGAggtcttagagcatgtctaacaggccccgtatattttcgccccttaaaacacgagtagagggccctgtattcacttttcgccggccgaaaaatcgtccgagctagcagaccccgtatgtcTAAACTGTAAAAAGGAATATTCCCAAATatgccaaaaaaaaaaatcatcttcttcatcctctccttcttcctcctctggccACAGCCACAGCCCTGCCCAGCCCCTGCCCCGCCCCGTCCCGGCCCCCGCTGCCGCGcctgccgccggccgccgccgccggcccacGGCCGCCGCGCGCTCGCCCGCGCGCCGCACCCGCCCGGCCTACCACGCCCGCGCGCCGCCCCGCGCCAAGGCCGCGCTCGCCCGCGCCGGCCCACGGCCGCGCGcacccgcccgccgccgcccgccaagGCCGCGCCGCGCGCCGCACCCGCCCGCGCTCGCCGGCCGCGCACCCCGCGCTGCTCCGCCTAGCCAGCGAGCACGCGCGCCGCCTCGCCCCCGCACCCGCCCGGCCGCCTGCTAGCCTCACCCGCGCCCGTAGTCTTGTGCAGCATCTCGATTTGGCGTGATTGGGAGCGTGCAGGAGCTCGATTTGGCGCGATTGGGTGCGTGCAGCAGCTCGATTTGGCGCGATTTGGCGGAAGCAGTTGCGATTTTGTGAAAGTTCAGCGCGCCACGAGTGGGGGGTTGGCCCTGTATTCAGCCTCCCACCCTGTACTTGTAAGGGGCGAGGAGCCGCCCCGTAATCGAAAACAGCAAAAATCGATACGGGGGCCGgttttacggggtctgctagacggccgggtagagccgaaacccGTATAATgacggttattatacgggtttgccccttttacggggtctgttagacctgctcttaTAAGAGCACATCCACAACGCTAGACTCTAATCTGAAGAACGGTTAGGTGAAAAAATCAAATGCCATAAAACTGGACGGcgtccttagggcatctccaacgcggcgacccatacCGCACCCGTGCATCCGGATGGGTCTATACGAACAAAACCGCGGCCCAACGCGGGCCACACATTGCAAATGCGGATGGCCGTGGTGTTTGGGGTGACCTAAACACGTCCCAAatctgggccaggtttgcgtggccgcgaatGGCACGTGGtgtcctcgcgtgtccgcctggTCCGCATGTCTGGCCCACATGTgggtgccccagtcctattaaatgtggactggggaggGGGAGTGTCCatatccagtccccactccaccACTCCACTCCGGCCGCACGAGCTCGgccttccgcgccgccatggccccgaagcgagagttcgagccgtccgccaacgaccatgaggccggcagcagccggcgaGCCGCTCCGACGGCTTTCGACATGGGGCCGCCGGCTCCCATCCGCCACCagatctacgtcaccgtagcggtggcgcatATCTTCTGGGAGTCCGGCGTTCCAATGCCGTGGGGCGACGTTcacctcccccacggctggcacctgagcccagGTCGATTTCCGGTGCCGCCGATCCCGGGCTCCGGCCGCGCCCGCGTCGCGGAGATTCCGCGACGGCGCGCACAGCTGCCGGTGGACCTCCAGGAGGACCCCGCCTACAGCGACAcatgtggttcgaggtggagcacaaAGCACTCCGACGCACGTGCTTCacctcggcgacggcgaggcctcGCCCGCAGCCGCGCATGCATGCTAGGAGGGTTGGCCACCGCCCGGCAACCTCTACATCGACGAGCCCGCGGCTACTCCGCCGCGGGCCGAGCCCTTGGAGGACAGCGACCCCGAGCTGCACGGCCGCGTTGGCGGCGTCCCGCGAGGTCAACGACCTcgaggagctggccaaatggccgcacctcgccgaggcCATGCGCGCCTCCTCGCTGGAGGAGAAGGCCAGGAAGGCCAAGGAGGACGCCGAGTCGCCGACGCGTGGGCGTTCCTCGCCATGGCGCGCCGGCGGGAGGAAGCCACGCGCCAGGGCACGCTACAGGAGGAGGAGTGTAGTTGGACTTTTGACTGGAGTACATGGTTATCTGGACTGCATTGAACTTAAATTGTGGATTTAAGTACAGTTTAAATAAAATCAGTAGAAACATTCTTGTATTTCAGCACAAAACGAAAGTAGGAGCAATAGTGTGAAAAAAGAACTCAATTTGAACTAAGGCGTTTCTCAGCCCTTAGACAATTTTTATCTTTCCAAGAATGCGCAACTTGAGGAGTCCGCGGGACAGGACTTTACGCACGCGCGATATTTCTACATGCCCCGAGTTGGCTCACCTTTATTTGTACATGCTCTCAACAACGACTGCTACATCAGTAGCGGGCCCAACCGTCCAATCAGCGGTGCAACTTATTTTGATGAAAATTTAACCAGGCTTACGATACGTTCATGCTTGATGAAAATATGGGGTCCGCCACTAGCTACATCCCTTGGATTTCCCTCTTTTCCACGGAACCAAAGGCAAGGAGAAGAATTACACAGGACTGGCTGCTACATCCGtaataaaataaaggaaaaagatCACATGAACACTTAGGAAAACAAAATAAACCTCCTTAAGAGCATCTCCTATCGGACACTCAAAATGTCCTCCAAAGAAACTTGGGACGCGTCCGACACTTAACCTTCTCTAGTTGCGCGTTCAAAAGGCCGCTTTGTTCTAGGCGTGTACCAAATATTGTTCGGTGTCACCAACTCATCCCATCTGTATAGACCCTCTATTAGGAACGCCGAACACAACGTTTACACTTGCTTTTTGGTTGGAGGTCACATTTAGGGACGCAGCTGGGACAGGCACGCCTCCAAACGCGGCACCACACCGCggcgtccccccccccccccccccaaacgaCCAATCTGATGCTTTTACCGGATATCCTTTGGAGGATGCGACTAGAGATGCTGTAACACCAAGAAAGTAAATCAGATAAGAAAGCGAGAGGgataaattaaattaaatttaGAAGTACAATCAAAAGTATAAAATACTACATTAATTAAAAGATTGCTTATATTTAGTGTAAGAGTGTGTATATATAAAAAAAAGTCTCATATATAGTACATCAATACATTGTAtgaattattattattatttcgtGTGTGTAGACTGGTGTGTTGTGTCCAATTTGGTAGTTGAAACACATATGCATCAAATCTTTTTTTAGGAACATTCAAATGGTAAATAAAAGATTCAGTAACTTCTACCAAAACATGAGGATTAAGGTCAAACATGTTGCTTAGCTCTTTAAACAATATAGTAGTATAGAAGTTCTCTACACATGAATATTCATATTCAACACGGGGTTTTTTACTTTTATCAAGATCTAGCAATACTGTACAATAAGTCTCTTCCTTCTTTTTGAGTTATGTTAGTAAAACTTCCTTCAGATGAATTATCCAGAAAGTGCCAATGATGTTAGGGTAGCCTCACATATAAATTGATCAATATAATACTCTCAAGAATACTATGACAATGATTCTTACAGATGTGTTCATTAAGCCAccccaagcttgagcaatacTTTCTTCAACATGAGGCCAAAAACTATAAATATGACAATGATCAACATAAACTTCTTTAGGATTATATTATTTGAGATAGAAAGCCTTCCTTATGCATTCCCAATCAAGACGGTATTTATCATCCAGAGATCTAAACCATATGTGAGCATTACCAGAAAAAGTTAGATATAACAATTCATTTTCACTTCATCATGATGAATACCAGATCTTCAATAGTGTTTAAATAAagaacatatatcttcaatagtgtGTAAATGTCCCATAACACTTTGGCTTTTATCCCCTGAAAAAGTTAGTTTCATAGCCTTTTTGGCAATACCAAAGCGAACTACCGAAGAGAAATAGGGGAAGAAGCTAGAGACGTACACCGGCCACGGACGGCGAGAGTTCTTCTCGCCTCCACGATCCGTCGCTATGCTCGCCATGTGTGATCCTTCCTCCCTCATCTCACTcactcgctctctctctctctctctctctcttcccgtGACACGATGAGTCTATAACATTGGTACTAACATCACACACTCCAAGATGTTTTGGTGATATTGCATGACAATAAGTGAAGCAAGAGAGTGATGTGATAACTAGCTATGTTATCATAGCACCACACAATCCAAGACAAGATGAGTCTATAACGTAATAAATGAACAATGTATAAAACCACATACAAGTTATTACCACTATGAAGTTTGTGAAATAGAGTAGTAATTTATACATATTACTACCCATATTTTTTCTACTATGACTAGTCTCATAGACGAAAAGTTGGGGAGAAAAATCAATTGAAAACCAGGTCCCAACAGGAAAAAAAAAAGGCGAACGGGGCACTGACCAAACCGGTCACGCTGAAACGATCAAATACTCAGCCCGCTCGAAGATTGCGCTGGATTGCCGGATCGGACGGCGCAAAAATGTAACCGATGACCAAATGAGAAAGGGAAACGCTGACGATCAGCCGGGGGATTAGAAATCTAATCGTCCCTCCGCGCGTGACGCATCGCTCGGCAGCACATGGCGGGCCCCATCCcatctttcttcttccctttcttttcTCAGCCACACACAGGCGAGCCAACCAACTACGCCTCCCCCCGCACACGCATGAGGAAAgcaaccgcgccgccgccgcccgttgGCCGGCCTCGCCCCAACCGCCGTCCTTCGACCGGCCTCCGCGCCGTCTCCTTCTCCCTGGGCTGCTGGACGACATccgcgccgccgccttctccCCGGGCTCCTGGCCGGCCTCCGCGCCATTGAGGCACTCCAAGCAGCCGCGGCCGCTGCAGCTCGCAGGCCGCCGCGGGCCTTGCAGCTCGCGGGCAATTGATTCGCTCCGCCGCGTTCCACTGGACCCGCCGCCGCGCCCCTGGATCTCACGCCGCCGCGCCTTTGTGTCGGCATGGAGCAGATCGTCGTGGCGCTGGAGCTGCCCACCGGTGGGAGAACACGTTGAAGGGGCAGGGGGCACCGAAGACTTATTTTGTGGTGTTGCTACAATTTTTGTGTTCTTTTGCTACTATAGCATATTATTTTTGCTACCATGTCTCCGATGAGGTCTCCAGTGacatctccggcgaggtctccgatgAGGTCGCTTTTGCTACATTTAGCAGACCTTTTTCGCTACAATATTCTATTTTTTTTGCTACAACATCTCCGGCGAGAATCCATTGAAATTAGTGTTTGCTACATTTGTTATAGGTGTTTGCTACAATAGTATATTTTTCTGCTACAaattctccggcgaggtctccggcgagtctccgacgaggtcggttttgctacaatagcaaAACCAAGTTGCTACAATCTTTGTGTGTTTTGGCTACTATAGCATTTTTTTTTGCTACTAAGTCTCCGGTGAGGTTTTCAGtgggtctccggcgaggtctccggcgacatctccggcgagtctccggcgagactccggcaagtctccggcgaggtctgtgTTTTTAGGTGAAAACAGAGTTTGCTACAattgaaccgttttttgctactttGGTGCATTATGGTAGCAAAAGTGGGAGAGGAGACTGGTTGGTTTGATCTGACGGCCGGAAACGTTTCAGATCTGTTGATCGGACGGTTGGGGACCTGGGGGATTAGATTtctaatcccccgggggacgcccagcactcCCCAATGAGAAATCAGCTAGCTGAAATTTAGAAAAGGTGATCATTATGCAATATATAATGGAAAGAGGTAGCCCGTTTTGAGAAAACATAATCGCCAGCGTTTGCGTCCGCAATTTTGATTGTGCGCGTAAGTCGGTAGTTTCGTGCGCAAACGTAAGCCCTGGAGTCATTTATCCCTTGGTTTCAAATAAGGATAGGAGGAGAAAAAACCGGAATTCGACGATCCGTGCGGCCTAACCATTCATTATGCATCCTATGGTTATCCTGCTGCAACCCATGTTCGTTGTTTTCTCGGCGAAAAGGAAAGTAGAAATACGGAGAATATACTCGCGCGAATGCGTATCCAATCCCATCTCGCATCGCAAAGTCTCTCTAGAAACAAAAATTTCGCACCAGAGGGAAAGACGGCGGCAGGGGCACGGCGCAACCTCAAGGCCGCAAGAAGCATGTCAGTGTCGAGACGTCATACATGATCTAGATCCATGGCGGAGCCGAACACGAAGAATCGGTTGCGGTCATGGGGGATGGCAGCATGGAGCCGTGGACACGGAATCGGTAGCACCGTATGGCGGCGGCCACAATGATGTACAGTGGTCCAAATGCTCTAGCCCAGCTGACTCGGTTGGGAGGCCGCTGCAGCGGAGGAACAGCCGCGAGTCGCGACTCCGCCCTCATATTCCAGAAACACCCGCCGCCATGGCTACGTCCTCCAGGTCTGGTCTATCTCCGTCGCGCTCCGTGCTACCACCCCACAAGGCCACAAGCACAACATATGCTTCCATCAGATGCCACCTCCGACTCGCGACAGCCGCCCTTCCAGCAGCCGCACCTCTCCTCATGATGGCAACACATGCGTACACAGAGACGGAGTCTTGCCACACCCAGGGGTCACGACTCACGAAGAGGAAGATGACGACATTTGCACTCCACAGAGACGCCGACTCAAGGAGAAAGAAATAGACGGGGACGAGCGGGAGATGGAGATCGGAGCGACGCTCGTGCTCTCTCTTCTATCTCCGTTCTTTCTGTTTGGATATCTGTCGGATCGATCGAGAGGACATATATACGGAGTAAATACGGAAAAAACTATCTCGCGGGATGGAAAAACTAAGAGCAACCGCACGATGCTGAACGAAGGGAAGGTCGCACGGATCGTCGCACCAAGAGGCAACAGGCAAGCCGCGTCCCCGTGCGAGACATACTAAGATAAATCTGTTGCGCATATCATGGATATATACGCGTTACCGTCGGAGGATCATCAGGTCAGATTTCCCGTGATGGCGGCTTCGAAAAGTGAGGGCCAGTCTGCATGGCCGGACCTGCCGCCGGAACTGCTGGGTGCCGTCCTTCGCCTCCTCCCATCTCTCGCCGACCGCGTCCGCCTCCGCGCCGTGTGCCGCCCGTGGCGCTCGGGCGCAACCGGGCTCCCGCCGTCGCACCTCCACCTCCCCTGGCTCGTGTTCGGCGACGGCACCCTCCTAGACGTTGCAAACAACGCCGCGCACCGCGGGAACATCCCCGACGACGCCGTGTGCTACAGCGCCGGCGATAACATGCTCTTCGTCGCGCACGACGACGGCCGGTGCTCCCTGGTGGACGCCTTCTCCGGCGCCGCGGCGGCAACCCCTCTCCCAGAGCTAGCCGCACTCCTCCGCGCTCGCAAGGTGAACCCCCGCGACCTGCTTCAGCCAATCACCAAGGTCGCGGTGTCCACGTCCTCGGCAGAGCTGGAAGAAGGCTGCCGCCTCATCGCCGTCGTGATCGACAGCGAAAAGGTCATCATCTCGACGTGCCGGCCGGCCGGCGAGACCAACGCGTGCCTGGCGCTGGACGACTACTTCGACTTCTGCATCGCCGACATCAAGTTTTTCCAAGGGCGGATCTACGCTCTGTCCAAGCGCAACGAGACACTCTGCGCCCTCGACCTCAACAAAGGCCGCATCAACGAGCTGCCGGAATCGCCACCCGGCTTCGAGGTCATACGCGGAGGGTCATCCGACAAGATCAAGATGGATCAGGAGCCTCATCTGCAGGAAGATCCATGGCCGTTTGGCCACATGGTTGCCGGGCGGTATCTAGTCGTGTCCAACGGCAAGCTGCTCATGGTGAGGCGGTGGACTCGCAAGCCTCTGCTGAGCTCTAGCTCCCCGTACTCGATATTTCAATTCCGTGATCCCGATGGATACGAAGCTAAGCGGAATCGCCGGTTCGAGGTCTTTGAGATGGACCGCAGCTACCGCCCGTGGCAGCGCAATGGCCGATGGAGCAAGCTGCAGGACCTTGACGGCCAGGCTCTCTTCGTGTCCCCGCCATGCTCCAAGAGTGCGCCTCCAGCACGCCATGGAGCGAGGGAAGACTGCATCTACTTCGTGCATCAGATGGGCCCGTGGAAACCAGAAGATCCACTCGGCGACTCCGGCGTCTACAACATGAGAGACGGGACGATCACGCGACCGTTGCTGCCGGAGCCTGCGGCGCTGTCGGCTTCACTGCCGTGGAGCTACCGGTTTCCTGCGTGGGTTTTCCCGGTTGATTGAAGGTTTATAATTCAAGTTTGATCTACATGGCTTCTCATCTCATCTGCAGCTCTACGGCGATTTTTTTAGTTAACTCTTTGC
This Lolium perenne isolate Kyuss_39 chromosome 1, Kyuss_2.0, whole genome shotgun sequence DNA region includes the following protein-coding sequences:
- the LOC127325768 gene encoding uncharacterized protein; this encodes MAASKSEGQSAWPDLPPELLGAVLRLLPSLADRVRLRAVCRPWRSGATGLPPSHLHLPWLVFGDGTLLDVANNAAHRGNIPDDAVCYSAGDNMLFVAHDDGRCSLVDAFSGAAAATPLPELAALLRARKVNPRDLLQPITKVAVSTSSAELEEGCRLIAVVIDSEKVIISTCRPAGETNACLALDDYFDFCIADIKFFQGRIYALSKRNETLCALDLNKGRINELPESPPGFEVIRGGSSDKIKMDQEPHLQEDPWPFGHMVAGRYLVVSNGKLLMVRRWTRKPLLSSSSPYSIFQFRDPDGYEAKRNRRFEVFEMDRSYRPWQRNGRWSKLQDLDGQALFVSPPCSKSAPPARHGAREDCIYFVHQMGPWKPEDPLGDSGVYNMRDGTITRPLLPEPAALSASLPWSYRFPAWVFPVD